A genome region from Gadus chalcogrammus isolate NIFS_2021 chromosome 7, NIFS_Gcha_1.0, whole genome shotgun sequence includes the following:
- the timm22 gene encoding mitochondrial import inner membrane translocase subunit Tim22, translating into MAASTDVPESGAQGSSPSSFNVDDAQHFQYSMLLEHLIGDRRPIKDLNPAVMAGLPVPYKSDEQKMIERAMESCTFKAALACVGGFVLGGAFGVFTAGIDTNVGFDPKDPMRTPTAREVLKDMGQRGMSYAKNFAMIGAMFSCTECVIESYRGKSDWKNAIYSGCVTGGVIGFRAGLKAGVFGCGGFAAFSAAIEYYLR; encoded by the exons ATGGCCGCGTCCACGGATGTTCCTGAATCCGGCGCTCAAGGTTCAAGCCCTTCTAGTTTCAATGTTGATGATGCCCAACATTTCCAGTATAGTATGCTTCTGGAACATCTTATCGGCGATAGGAGGCCGATCAAAGATCTTAATCCAGCCGTCATGGCGGGACTTCCAGTTCCTTATAAAAGCGACGAGCAGAAGATGATCGAGCGAGCAATGGAAAGCTGTACCTTTAAGGCAGCTCTAGCATGTGTTGGAG GATTCGTCCTTGGTGGAGCTTTTGGTGTGTTCACAGCGGGTATCGACACCAACGTGGGCTTCGACCCCAAGGACCCCATGAGAACTCCAACAGCACGCGAGGTCCTCAAAGACATGGGCCAGAGAGGGATGTCATACGCCAAGAACTTCGCTATGATCGGTGCCATGTTCTCATGCACAGAATGCGTCATAGAATCA TACAGGGGAAAGTCGGACTGGAAGAATGCAATCTACAGTGGCTGTGTCACCGGGGGAGTCATAGGATTCCGTG cCGGGCTGAAGGCAGGAGTGTTTGGGTGTGGAGGGTTCGCCGCCTTCTCTGCAGCCATCGAGTATTACCTGCGGTGA